One window from the genome of Hyalangium minutum encodes:
- a CDS encoding two-component system sensor histidine kinase NtrB translates to MLSEPLRKALPADLVRYRLLVGVACFFVLFNTLYALGALWAGLPPAPSLVASLLYMSVLVLARRASTIQPPSALLLACMAIAIIGATFEGRVPFVSTHAISTLIPVFAVYLAGARVGFFVTLTLLIALCVGYPLYFTLAGLSLPHLSPSLFWLMHLFSGLSLLGAWGIGALHNTARDAAQGSREQTLKALQQSENKLSSLLESTDDPALSMDKEGRLITANAAAKQVHFQQFGKEAVVGQPFWVEEPERARRWAPYMAQAFSGQRVRFEDEFELRGSLRLMDISLSPLLGEDGQVVGLTLFARDITLRKEAESRLGEMHRALLDVSRQAGMAEVATGVLHNVGNTLNSVNISTGLVTDRLRASRVSSLVRAAQLLHKHTADLPTFFTQDPKGQMFPAFLLTLSRQLQEERDALLQEMRSLSEGVDHIKSIVSMQQRHASTAGVQEQVELPQLIDEALRLHAASFEQLGIRIERDYAPVPPLSVDRHKLLQILVNLMSNARHALMESPRQDKRLIIGIRPEPDGNQVRIQVTDTGVGIAPENLPRLFMQGFTTKRTGHGFGLHISALAAEELRGRLSSESPGLGQGATFTLELPLEPS, encoded by the coding sequence TTGCTCTCGGAGCCTCTGCGCAAGGCGCTTCCAGCGGATCTCGTCCGCTACCGGCTCCTGGTGGGCGTCGCCTGCTTCTTCGTCTTGTTCAATACGCTCTACGCGCTGGGAGCCCTCTGGGCGGGCCTGCCCCCTGCCCCCAGCCTCGTGGCCAGCCTGCTCTACATGAGCGTCCTGGTCCTCGCGCGCCGAGCCAGCACGATCCAGCCGCCCTCGGCCCTCCTGTTGGCGTGCATGGCGATAGCCATCATCGGGGCCACCTTCGAGGGCCGCGTCCCCTTTGTCAGCACCCACGCCATCAGCACGCTGATCCCTGTGTTCGCTGTGTACTTGGCCGGTGCTCGCGTGGGCTTCTTCGTCACCCTGACCCTGCTGATCGCCCTCTGCGTGGGCTACCCGCTCTACTTCACCCTCGCCGGACTTTCCCTGCCCCACCTCTCCCCTTCCCTGTTCTGGCTCATGCACCTGTTCTCCGGCTTGTCCTTGCTGGGAGCCTGGGGCATCGGGGCGCTGCACAACACCGCGAGGGATGCCGCCCAGGGCTCGCGCGAGCAGACGCTGAAGGCCCTGCAGCAGAGTGAGAACAAGCTCAGCAGCCTCTTGGAGAGCACCGATGATCCGGCGCTCTCGATGGACAAGGAAGGCCGGCTGATCACCGCCAACGCCGCGGCGAAGCAGGTGCACTTCCAGCAGTTCGGCAAGGAGGCGGTGGTAGGTCAGCCCTTCTGGGTCGAGGAGCCCGAGCGCGCGCGACGCTGGGCGCCTTACATGGCCCAGGCGTTCTCCGGCCAGCGCGTGCGGTTCGAAGACGAATTCGAGCTGCGGGGTTCCCTCCGCCTCATGGACATCAGCCTCAGCCCCTTGCTGGGCGAGGACGGCCAGGTGGTGGGACTGACGCTCTTCGCGCGGGACATCACCCTCCGCAAGGAGGCCGAGTCCCGGCTGGGGGAAATGCACCGGGCCCTGCTGGATGTGTCCCGGCAGGCGGGCATGGCGGAGGTGGCCACCGGCGTGCTCCACAACGTGGGCAATACCCTCAACAGCGTCAACATCTCCACCGGCCTGGTGACGGACCGGCTCCGCGCGTCCCGAGTCTCCAGCCTGGTCCGAGCCGCCCAGCTCCTGCACAAGCACACCGCGGACCTCCCTACCTTCTTCACGCAGGATCCAAAGGGCCAGATGTTTCCGGCCTTCCTCCTGACCCTGTCCCGGCAGTTGCAGGAGGAGCGAGACGCCCTGCTCCAGGAGATGCGCTCCCTCAGCGAAGGGGTAGACCACATCAAGTCCATCGTCAGCATGCAGCAGCGGCACGCGAGCACCGCAGGCGTCCAGGAGCAGGTGGAGCTGCCCCAGCTCATCGACGAAGCCCTGCGCCTGCACGCCGCCTCCTTCGAGCAGCTCGGCATCCGCATCGAGCGCGACTACGCCCCGGTGCCACCCCTCTCCGTGGATCGGCACAAGCTGCTGCAGATCCTCGTCAACCTGATGAGCAACGCGCGCCACGCCTTGATGGAGAGCCCGCGCCAGGACAAGCGGCTGATCATTGGGATCCGGCCAGAGCCTGACGGCAACCAGGTGCGCATCCAGGTGACGGACACGGGTGTGGGCATCGCCCCGGAGAACCTGCCGCGCCTGTTCATGCAGGGATTCACCACCAAGAGGACAGGCCACGGCTTCGGCCTGCACATCAGCGCGTTGGCTGCCGAGGAACTCCGCGGACGGCTCTCCAGCGAAAGCCCTGGCCTTGGCCAGGGTGCCACCTTCACGCTCGAGCTGCCGCTGGAGCCCTCGTGA
- a CDS encoding BamA/TamA family outer membrane protein, with protein MATVPDAGTSVGGYEETLLAWGLAQQASELDPEPEGKRLEAVLVAPEEVIAESDPYPDFLNIFHVRTREQVIRREVLLELGAPYSAELAEETARNLRKLGIFSVVRVVPVKGREPGGVALLVITKDLWSLRLNQTWDVVGSFLRALRLQGTEKNFLGRNQQLAVDFLLRPDTMSFGQTYINRRVGGSRWYLGETASLIIGRESGELEGSSGTVVLQRPLYSLSTPWSFSTSVDWNISTTRVFKGTEIWQLPYPDGEPVPYVYETRDVSVGAGYTRSYGEASKKNVSGGVTAYRRKYEAPASAPLDDAQREWLRVNHLPRSEEAIYASLSLSAYDARYEVLRDVDAYALSEDFQIGHSVVTTVRYAPPVYAAAAHYAELGAALRYRWRWGDALTTVSAGGAIRRALGEGAGWTNRRWAAEVHQVSPKVLGGRFVARGLLDVNIDDLFDRVSLLGGANGLRGSALDAYSGKRLLLVNLEYRTAPWVFHTLHLGGVLFYDAGSAFERRPNLVHSVGVGIRFLFPQFNVNVFRLDFGYVLNDARPAVGQRITFTGGQITEYRPSILETPLR; from the coding sequence ATGGCGACAGTGCCCGACGCGGGAACCTCGGTGGGTGGGTATGAGGAGACGCTGCTCGCGTGGGGGCTCGCCCAGCAAGCGAGCGAGCTGGATCCCGAGCCCGAAGGCAAGCGGCTGGAGGCGGTGCTCGTCGCCCCCGAAGAGGTGATCGCCGAGAGCGATCCGTACCCGGACTTCCTGAACATCTTTCATGTGCGGACCCGAGAGCAGGTCATCCGGCGTGAGGTGCTGCTGGAACTCGGGGCCCCTTACTCGGCAGAGCTGGCCGAGGAGACGGCACGCAACCTGCGCAAGCTGGGCATCTTCTCGGTGGTGCGCGTGGTACCGGTGAAGGGGCGGGAGCCAGGAGGCGTGGCACTGCTGGTCATCACCAAGGATCTCTGGTCGCTGCGGCTCAATCAGACCTGGGATGTGGTGGGCTCGTTCCTGCGCGCCCTGCGGCTGCAAGGCACCGAGAAGAACTTCCTGGGCCGTAACCAGCAGCTTGCGGTGGACTTCCTGCTGCGGCCGGACACGATGAGCTTCGGGCAGACGTACATCAACCGGCGGGTGGGCGGCAGCCGCTGGTACCTGGGCGAGACGGCCTCGCTCATCATCGGCCGGGAGAGCGGGGAGCTGGAGGGAAGCAGCGGCACGGTGGTGCTGCAGCGCCCGCTGTACTCGCTGTCCACGCCGTGGAGCTTCAGCACTTCGGTGGACTGGAACATCTCGACGACGCGGGTGTTCAAGGGGACGGAGATCTGGCAGCTCCCGTACCCGGACGGCGAGCCGGTGCCCTACGTCTATGAGACGCGCGATGTGTCTGTGGGTGCCGGCTACACGCGCTCTTACGGAGAGGCCTCGAAGAAGAACGTGTCGGGCGGGGTGACGGCCTACCGTCGCAAGTACGAGGCCCCCGCGAGCGCTCCGCTGGATGACGCGCAGCGGGAGTGGCTCCGGGTGAACCACCTGCCGCGCAGCGAGGAGGCCATCTATGCCTCGCTGTCGCTGTCCGCCTATGACGCCCGCTACGAGGTGCTGCGCGATGTGGACGCGTACGCGCTCTCGGAGGACTTCCAGATCGGCCACTCGGTGGTAACGACGGTGCGGTACGCGCCGCCGGTGTACGCGGCTGCGGCGCACTACGCGGAGCTGGGCGCTGCGCTGCGCTACCGCTGGCGGTGGGGAGATGCGCTGACGACCGTGTCGGCGGGAGGTGCGATTCGCCGCGCGCTGGGCGAAGGGGCTGGGTGGACGAACCGGCGGTGGGCGGCGGAGGTGCACCAGGTGTCGCCGAAGGTGCTGGGCGGCCGCTTCGTGGCGCGCGGGTTGCTGGATGTGAACATCGATGATCTGTTCGACCGGGTGAGCCTGCTGGGCGGCGCCAACGGGCTGAGAGGCTCGGCGCTGGATGCGTATTCGGGGAAGCGGCTGCTTCTGGTGAACCTGGAGTACCGCACGGCGCCGTGGGTATTCCACACGCTGCACCTGGGCGGGGTGCTCTTCTATGACGCGGGCTCGGCATTCGAGCGGCGGCCCAACCTGGTGCACTCGGTGGGCGTGGGCATCCGCTTTCTCTTCCCGCAGTTCAACGTGAACGTGTTCCGGCTGGACTTCGGCTACGTGCTCAACGACGCCCGGCCGGCGGTGGGGCAGCGCATCACCTTCACCGGCGGGCAGATCACCGAGTACCGCCCCAGCATCCTGGAGACGCCCCTGCGGTAG
- a CDS encoding response regulator yields the protein MGSKPAASILLVEDNEDIREGLSILLESEGYDITAVGSAEEGLALLKARGFHVVVTDYMLTGESGGWMVEQASQAGCLNHARVLMITAHPRVVPPQGVRILHKPLDIDFFLRVVEEERAASLQREAKAG from the coding sequence TTGGGATCCAAGCCCGCAGCCAGCATCCTCCTCGTCGAGGACAACGAAGACATCCGCGAGGGGCTGAGCATCCTGCTGGAGTCCGAGGGCTATGACATCACCGCCGTTGGCTCTGCGGAGGAGGGGCTCGCCCTGCTGAAGGCGCGCGGCTTCCACGTGGTGGTCACCGACTACATGCTGACGGGAGAGAGCGGCGGGTGGATGGTGGAGCAGGCCTCCCAGGCAGGCTGCCTGAACCACGCCCGGGTGCTGATGATCACCGCCCACCCGCGCGTCGTTCCGCCCCAAGGCGTGCGCATCCTCCACAAGCCGCTGGACATCGACTTCTTCCTGCGTGTGGTGGAGGAGGAGCGTGCCGCCTCGCTCCAGCGTGAGGCCAAGGCGGGTTGA
- a CDS encoding cobalamin-binding protein: MNARLASLLSSAPRHPQRIVCMTEETTETLYRIGAGDLVVGVSGFTVRPPEARKKPRVSSFLDANFERILELKPDLVLGFSDLQADLGRELCKRGVPVYLFNQRSIAEILQTVRVVGALVGRAEASEKLADELTANLERHAEAAEKLPRRPRVFFEEWHEPLISGIRWCSELVELVGGEDVCRESREHPEAKGRIFTPEAVAQRDPEAVIASWCGRKAKREKIVSRPGWAAVRAVVDDQLYEVKSSFILQPGPAALTDGVEQLARIVAAVARGEKLPPPRPGDLRAA; the protein is encoded by the coding sequence ATGAATGCCCGACTCGCGAGCTTGCTGTCCTCCGCGCCGCGTCATCCTCAGCGCATCGTCTGTATGACGGAGGAGACGACGGAGACACTGTACCGCATTGGCGCGGGGGACCTGGTGGTGGGGGTGTCCGGCTTCACGGTGCGGCCGCCCGAGGCGCGCAAGAAGCCACGGGTGAGCTCGTTCCTGGATGCCAACTTCGAGCGCATCTTGGAGCTGAAGCCGGACCTGGTGCTGGGGTTCTCGGACCTGCAGGCGGACCTGGGGCGCGAGCTGTGCAAGCGCGGTGTGCCCGTGTACCTGTTCAACCAGCGCTCCATCGCGGAGATCCTCCAGACGGTGCGCGTGGTGGGGGCGCTGGTGGGCCGGGCGGAGGCCTCGGAGAAGCTCGCGGACGAGCTGACGGCGAACCTGGAGCGGCACGCGGAGGCGGCGGAGAAGCTGCCTCGGCGGCCCCGGGTCTTCTTCGAGGAGTGGCACGAGCCGCTGATCTCCGGCATTCGCTGGTGCTCGGAGCTGGTGGAGCTGGTGGGCGGTGAGGACGTGTGCCGTGAGTCCCGGGAGCACCCGGAGGCCAAGGGCCGCATCTTCACCCCCGAGGCCGTGGCCCAGCGGGACCCTGAGGCGGTCATCGCGAGCTGGTGCGGCCGCAAGGCGAAGCGGGAGAAGATCGTCTCGCGGCCGGGTTGGGCGGCGGTCCGGGCGGTGGTGGACGACCAGCTCTATGAGGTGAAGAGCAGCTTCATCCTCCAGCCAGGACCCGCGGCGCTGACGGATGGCGTGGAGCAGCTGGCGCGCATTGTGGCTGCCGTGGCCCGGGGAGAGAAGCTGCCGCCCCCGCGTCCGGGAGATCTCCGCGCGGCATGA
- a CDS encoding serine/threonine protein kinase has protein sequence MIESDASAGGAPPAVMDPLLGRVLNERFKILEALGAGGMGRVYKAIQAPLDRPVALKVLNPQYGQEKDPGFQRRFFFEASVTAKLRHPNTVTVIDYGKTDDGIFFIAMEYLEGQTLSQLLTQVGPLPWPRALTIAQQIARSLREAHKIGLIHRDLKPANVMILTQETDHDVVKVLDFGLVKSFMPDSGQFPADVSLTQAGVILGSPQYMAPEQARNISDPRSDVYSLGVVLYQMLLGRPPFHAEQGIDIIVKHINEPPPAFAAVWPDHTIPPEVEAIVMKCLAKRPPDRFDSMDAVLESIRRAMAAGNLSGVYSGPISSLTYIGTGPITGPIGGPHHSPSGASTMSLDIAVDEPDKRKRRNSLPMALFGGAVLIGVSVALVFALRTPTPKPVTDLPPLPVQQPTATAPTPAVTPPSAEESPPAPEAEAEAEELLIPPVEAAEPEAKPERVRFVINSEPSGARVTYAGKSLGTTPVELDVALGSKGLARAELTFDLNGYSRQTVTAEGKGPTVRFTQKLKKKGSSRPARPSGSNGYKDDPYQ, from the coding sequence ATGATCGAAAGCGACGCCTCAGCCGGGGGCGCGCCACCAGCCGTGATGGATCCCCTGCTGGGCAGGGTCCTCAACGAGCGCTTCAAGATCCTGGAGGCGCTCGGCGCTGGCGGCATGGGCCGCGTGTACAAAGCCATCCAGGCCCCCCTGGATCGCCCCGTCGCGCTCAAGGTCCTCAACCCTCAATACGGTCAGGAGAAGGATCCCGGGTTCCAGCGCCGCTTCTTCTTCGAAGCCAGCGTCACCGCCAAGCTGCGCCACCCCAACACCGTCACCGTCATCGACTACGGGAAGACGGACGACGGCATCTTCTTCATCGCCATGGAGTACCTGGAGGGCCAGACGCTCTCCCAGCTGCTCACGCAGGTCGGCCCTCTGCCCTGGCCCCGGGCGCTCACCATTGCCCAGCAGATCGCCCGCTCGCTGCGCGAGGCCCACAAGATCGGCCTCATCCACCGGGACTTGAAGCCCGCCAACGTGATGATCCTCACCCAGGAGACGGATCATGACGTGGTGAAGGTGCTGGACTTCGGGCTGGTGAAGTCCTTCATGCCTGACAGCGGCCAGTTCCCCGCGGACGTGTCGCTGACCCAGGCCGGCGTCATCCTCGGCTCGCCGCAGTACATGGCGCCCGAGCAGGCGCGCAACATCTCGGATCCCCGCAGCGACGTGTACTCGCTGGGCGTGGTGCTCTACCAGATGCTCCTGGGGCGCCCGCCGTTCCACGCCGAGCAGGGCATCGACATCATCGTCAAGCACATCAACGAGCCGCCCCCGGCCTTCGCAGCCGTGTGGCCCGACCACACCATCCCTCCCGAGGTGGAGGCGATCGTGATGAAGTGCCTGGCCAAGCGCCCCCCGGATCGCTTCGACTCCATGGACGCGGTGCTCGAGAGCATCCGCCGCGCCATGGCCGCCGGCAACTTGAGCGGCGTCTACTCCGGCCCGATCAGCTCCCTCACGTACATCGGCACCGGCCCCATCACCGGCCCCATCGGAGGGCCGCATCACTCGCCCTCAGGCGCCTCGACGATGTCGCTCGATATCGCCGTGGATGAGCCGGACAAGCGCAAGCGCCGCAACTCGCTGCCCATGGCCCTGTTCGGCGGCGCGGTGCTCATCGGTGTGTCCGTGGCCCTGGTGTTCGCGCTGCGCACGCCGACGCCCAAGCCCGTGACGGACCTGCCTCCGCTGCCGGTGCAGCAGCCCACCGCCACCGCTCCCACGCCCGCGGTCACGCCTCCCTCCGCCGAGGAGAGCCCGCCCGCCCCGGAGGCCGAGGCCGAGGCCGAAGAGCTCCTCATCCCTCCGGTGGAGGCCGCCGAGCCCGAGGCGAAGCCCGAGCGCGTGCGCTTCGTCATCAACAGCGAGCCGAGCGGCGCGCGGGTGACGTACGCGGGCAAGAGCCTGGGCACCACGCCGGTGGAGCTGGACGTCGCCCTGGGGAGCAAGGGGCTCGCTCGCGCCGAGCTGACGTTTGATCTCAACGGGTACTCGCGCCAGACGGTCACGGCCGAGGGCAAGGGCCCAACGGTCCGCTTTACCCAGAAGCTGAAGAAGAAGGGCTCGTCGCGGCCGGCCAGGCCGTCGGGCTCGAATGGCTACAAGGACGATCCCTACCAGTGA
- a CDS encoding TonB-dependent receptor domain-containing protein yields MPGVFKRAGVLAICLCAGTALADERLEARRHFRNGMSLIAQGQFDQGIAELQEAYTIKPHPNVLYNIARAYLDAGRSVEALDWYRKYLAANPPDSDSVRATIAKLEATVKASEAANPNAPTAPAPAPQAASPADAQALAALVDRLEKAIARAEAIPSGGTPGPVVPGIPLVPGASVPAATGEAGAADVGAVPYEERVVTASRRAQSSLEAPNATTVITAEDIRLSGATSLVELLRRVPGADVMELGVGSANLSLRGFNQRIANKVLVLVDGRSEYQDFLGLTLWSSLPIELEEIDRIEVIRGPGSALYGANAMLGVVNIITRAPGYGQRQIHALVGGGNTVSGSFVSYGAASALRYRLSVGYGQMDKWSQDFAGNRPDMALRGPSAERGYQGARGNLATEYTFKPGFDLGLSAGVHRFSTEAYPLGTLRNFYMDGLTAYGKGDASLGPVKFKAFWNHVNVDTGPQYEPIGQRSLATHVTSNVFNGEALFSKGFELGGEHLLNVGAEGRLKRVSWDYMGGTKEEFHAAAFVQDEWRPVQPLRLLASYRADRHPLLNKGSPGLAHSPRVSAILLPVEGHAFRASAASAFREPTFLESYTSLLVPAPGVPGASALTEGNRELKPERMVAFEFGYRGEAPRLGIDWDVALYQNTVKNLIALSEVQRLPAGDSFDEASNTYVVGRSFFQNESETYTSRGVELGLSLAPVDGLGIKISSALQKVTTDGEDATTCGPCSQAPQVKLFGGLTYRTRSDLEFGVDATYTSGTTWIEREPASADPTRIEFIANPLAAYTVLNARVGYEVIQDKLTVAVVGSNLAAGHTQHPFGNRIERRVYASMTVIP; encoded by the coding sequence ATGCCCGGAGTTTTCAAGCGAGCGGGCGTCCTCGCGATCTGTCTGTGCGCGGGGACGGCCCTGGCCGACGAGCGCCTCGAGGCGCGCCGCCACTTCCGCAACGGTATGAGCCTCATCGCCCAGGGGCAGTTCGACCAGGGCATCGCCGAGCTGCAAGAGGCCTACACCATCAAGCCGCACCCCAACGTCCTCTATAACATCGCCCGCGCGTACCTGGACGCGGGCCGCTCCGTGGAGGCGCTGGACTGGTACCGGAAGTATCTGGCCGCCAATCCGCCCGACTCGGACTCGGTGCGCGCCACCATCGCCAAGCTGGAGGCCACGGTGAAGGCCTCCGAGGCGGCCAACCCCAACGCGCCCACCGCACCGGCTCCGGCACCACAGGCCGCGTCCCCCGCGGATGCGCAGGCCCTGGCGGCGCTCGTGGACCGGCTGGAGAAGGCCATTGCCCGCGCGGAGGCGATCCCCTCTGGAGGCACTCCCGGCCCCGTGGTGCCAGGCATTCCCCTCGTCCCGGGGGCTTCGGTGCCCGCGGCCACCGGGGAGGCCGGAGCCGCGGATGTGGGAGCAGTGCCATACGAGGAGCGCGTGGTGACGGCCAGCCGCCGCGCCCAGTCCTCGCTCGAGGCGCCCAACGCCACCACCGTCATCACTGCCGAGGACATCCGCCTGTCGGGCGCCACCAGCCTGGTGGAGTTGCTGCGCCGGGTGCCGGGCGCGGATGTGATGGAGCTGGGCGTGGGCAGCGCCAACCTGTCGCTGCGCGGCTTCAACCAGCGCATCGCCAACAAGGTGCTCGTGCTGGTGGACGGCCGCAGCGAGTACCAAGACTTCCTCGGCTTGACGCTCTGGTCCAGCCTCCCCATCGAGCTGGAGGAGATCGACCGCATCGAGGTGATCCGCGGGCCGGGCAGCGCCCTGTACGGCGCCAACGCGATGCTGGGCGTGGTCAACATCATCACCCGTGCGCCGGGCTACGGGCAGCGGCAGATCCACGCCCTGGTGGGCGGCGGCAACACGGTGAGCGGCTCGTTCGTCAGCTACGGCGCCGCGAGCGCCCTGCGCTACCGCCTGTCCGTGGGCTACGGGCAGATGGACAAGTGGAGCCAGGACTTCGCGGGCAACCGGCCGGACATGGCCTTGCGCGGCCCCAGCGCGGAGCGCGGCTACCAGGGCGCCCGCGGCAACCTGGCCACCGAGTACACCTTCAAGCCCGGGTTCGACCTGGGCCTGTCGGCCGGCGTGCACCGCTTCAGCACGGAGGCCTATCCGCTGGGCACGCTGCGCAACTTCTACATGGATGGCCTCACCGCCTACGGCAAGGGGGACGCCAGCCTGGGGCCCGTGAAGTTCAAGGCCTTCTGGAACCACGTGAACGTGGACACGGGCCCGCAGTACGAGCCCATCGGCCAGCGCTCGCTGGCCACGCACGTCACCTCCAACGTCTTCAACGGCGAGGCCCTCTTCAGCAAGGGCTTCGAGCTGGGCGGTGAGCACCTGCTCAACGTGGGCGCCGAGGGCCGCCTCAAGCGCGTGAGCTGGGACTACATGGGAGGGACGAAGGAGGAGTTCCACGCCGCGGCCTTCGTGCAGGACGAGTGGCGCCCTGTGCAGCCGCTGCGCCTGCTGGCCTCGTACCGCGCGGACCGGCACCCGCTGCTCAACAAGGGCTCGCCCGGCCTGGCGCACTCGCCGCGCGTGTCCGCCATCCTCCTTCCCGTGGAGGGCCACGCGTTCCGCGCCAGCGCCGCGTCCGCCTTCCGCGAGCCGACGTTCCTGGAGAGCTACACGAGCCTGCTGGTGCCCGCCCCCGGCGTGCCCGGCGCCAGTGCGCTCACGGAGGGCAACCGGGAGCTGAAGCCGGAGCGAATGGTGGCCTTCGAGTTCGGCTACCGCGGCGAGGCCCCGCGCCTGGGCATCGACTGGGACGTGGCCCTCTACCAGAACACGGTGAAGAACCTGATCGCCCTGTCCGAGGTGCAGCGCCTGCCCGCGGGCGACTCGTTCGACGAGGCGAGCAACACCTATGTGGTGGGCCGCTCCTTCTTCCAGAACGAATCGGAGACGTACACCTCGCGCGGCGTGGAGCTGGGCCTCTCGCTGGCCCCGGTGGACGGCCTGGGCATCAAGATCAGCTCCGCCCTGCAGAAGGTGACGACGGACGGAGAGGACGCCACCACGTGCGGCCCCTGCAGCCAGGCGCCCCAGGTGAAGCTCTTCGGCGGGCTGACGTACCGGACGCGCTCGGACCTGGAGTTCGGCGTGGACGCGACCTACACCTCGGGCACCACCTGGATCGAGCGTGAGCCCGCGTCCGCGGACCCCACGCGCATCGAGTTCATCGCCAACCCGCTGGCCGCTTACACCGTCCTCAACGCCCGCGTGGGCTACGAAGTCATCCAGGACAAGCTCACGGTGGCGGTGGTGGGCTCGAACCTGGCTGCCGGCCACACGCAGCATCCCTTCGGCAACCGCATCGAGCGCCGCGTCTACGCGAGCATGACGGTGATTCCATGA
- a CDS encoding response regulator, with protein sequence MKAGTLSSVAAISIPRPALEQVRPVLKAAATGTPQRVLLVDDSRSIRTLLKIYLMARNFEYVEAESGEEALKMLEEGNVDLVLTDFRMEGMSGAEFAMQVRANPDSKIARTPIMMMTGDPNVAEVRTQGQKAGINAFVRKPVSCAQLMTLVDTILPRNN encoded by the coding sequence ATGAAGGCTGGAACGCTCTCCTCTGTTGCTGCTATCTCCATTCCTCGTCCTGCTCTGGAGCAAGTTCGTCCTGTGCTGAAGGCCGCTGCTACCGGGACGCCCCAGCGCGTCCTGCTCGTCGATGACAGCCGCTCCATCCGGACGCTGCTGAAGATCTACCTGATGGCTCGCAACTTCGAGTACGTCGAGGCCGAGTCCGGTGAGGAAGCCCTCAAGATGCTGGAGGAGGGCAACGTGGATCTGGTGCTGACCGACTTCCGGATGGAGGGCATGAGCGGGGCGGAGTTCGCCATGCAGGTGCGCGCCAACCCGGACTCGAAGATTGCCCGCACGCCCATCATGATGATGACGGGCGACCCGAACGTGGCCGAGGTCCGCACGCAGGGCCAGAAGGCGGGCATCAACGCCTTCGTGCGCAAGCCGGTGAGCTGCGCGCAGCTGATGACGCTCGTGGACACCATCCTGCCGCGCAACAACTGA
- a CDS encoding sulfite oxidase heme-binding subunit YedZ has product MASPPLPWLNPAVLVGGLAPLVLMLIQGAQGELGPNVIEAVLNQTGLLALVFLLASLACTPLKLVFGWTWPIRIRKLVGLMAFGYAVLHFLTYAVADQGLKLRPILEDITKRKFIAVGFIALVLLVPLALTSTNAAVRRMGFPAWKRLHRLAYVAAVLGVIHFVWRVKKDVTEPAIYGAVLALLFAIRAVEALRKRRRTREAPRPA; this is encoded by the coding sequence ATGGCCTCCCCGCCGCTTCCCTGGCTCAACCCCGCAGTCCTTGTAGGCGGTCTCGCTCCGCTGGTGCTCATGCTCATTCAGGGCGCGCAGGGCGAGCTGGGGCCCAACGTCATCGAGGCCGTGCTCAACCAGACTGGGCTGCTCGCGCTCGTGTTCCTCTTGGCCTCGCTGGCGTGCACGCCGCTCAAGCTCGTGTTCGGGTGGACGTGGCCCATCCGCATCCGCAAGCTCGTGGGGCTCATGGCGTTCGGCTACGCGGTGCTGCACTTCCTCACCTACGCGGTGGCGGATCAGGGCCTCAAGCTGCGCCCCATCCTCGAGGACATCACGAAGCGGAAGTTCATCGCCGTGGGCTTCATCGCCCTGGTGCTCCTGGTGCCGCTGGCCCTGACTTCCACGAACGCGGCCGTGCGGCGCATGGGCTTCCCCGCCTGGAAGCGCCTGCACCGGCTGGCCTATGTGGCCGCGGTGTTGGGCGTCATCCACTTCGTGTGGCGGGTGAAGAAGGACGTGACCGAGCCGGCCATCTACGGCGCCGTGCTTGCGCTGCTGTTCGCCATCCGCGCAGTGGAGGCCCTGCGCAAGCGCCGCCGCACGCGCGAGGCTCCGCGCCCCGCCTGA